A segment of the Pedobacter faecalis genome:
TTTAATGTAGTTGAAAAGTGTGCGGTCCGTTACCCGGAGCATCCGTTGGACGGTATCTGAGTCGAGCCAAACGTCTTTGTTGCGCGCAAGCAGCGCCTCTTGCCTTTCCTGCCGCAATTCTTCAAAGTGTGTTTCGAGCAGCTGAATAATTTTTTCGAGCAAGTGTTTCATGGCTAACGAATCCTGTGGTGTAAAATCTGTCGTAGGTTTATGGCGGCCTGGTAACATTCTTCCTCAATGTACTGACTGAAATCGAGCCGCATATGGTGTACATGCTGCTGGAGCAGTTGCTTTTCCGGAAAGTAGGGTACCTGCACGCCTTTGCGCTCCAGCATGTCGAGCATCAACTTGAGGTTAACCTGCGGCAGGAAGCGGATCCAGACGCTCGTGCCATGATCGGGCAGTTTGTATCGTATAAATTCGTGCAACTGGGTTTTAAGTATCTCGTGCATGTTCATCAGGTCGCGCTGCTTTTGCTGCCGGGTTTGCCGCACCAGTTTTTGAAGTTCACCACTCCTCAGCATATATTCTATGGAAACCTCCATCACATGGTCGCGGTACTCATGCGGACTGCCCGGCATGTTTTTCAGCATGGCAATGATCTCGGCCGGAGCAACGATGGTACGGAGGTTTTGCAGATATGGATGCAATCTGCTCAGCGCGCCGCAGTACACCAC
Coding sequences within it:
- a CDS encoding helix-turn-helix domain-containing protein, which gives rise to MKHLLEKIIQLLETHFEELRQERQEALLARNKDVWLDSDTVQRMLRVTDRTLFNYIKQGKLVSVKRGHVRYFQEASVLALMEKGR